The following are encoded in a window of Cupriavidus oxalaticus genomic DNA:
- a CDS encoding plasmid replication protein, CyRepA1 family translates to MNQPPSQHQPAASATFKIAINRTVKNKPANDDKAAWAALTKRFESRDLTVAELIDSIRSGYAFCAQHRNSRKSSNFHCMQVLAVDIDSGTTVDAALQSTFFQRFGSFIYTTVSHRPDAHRFRIVFVMEAPITDEKHMRAAYTGIIRKFGGDRSCNDACRMFFGAEACDVHFVGKTLPPEQVRYLIELGDGDAYDDQPKNRTVKDDRQTTWRSSDALSGDEVVTTAHHGQRSLADLTSGTRVFCPKHDDKHASAMVVTSKRRQNGVYCSACARTFWPPGNKREELLSFDFSGFEGSLHELAHEEHPFEWLDADAPPEYRQMTEGAGIYSRDSRYLAPKQGNGPREGSDIGSPIARDGVTFVRSPKGTGKTEWLHQLVAQLKAEGLSVLLIGHRQALLQSLAQRLGLRCYLDKIGDYEDLDLVKRHYAVCLDSLPKLNPQRHKFDVILIDESEQVYSHVTSSTLNGKREACFHLLNHYVQQAKRVVLSDADLGWLTVNVTDTLRSGKGPSYVYLNSFRKSDDHTLYMYHSREQLIGKVIDAVAAGGKQYVACNSKDEAKTITEALHQRFGVQRRIQLITSENSSDREVQGFIKSISDAVADCDVLIVSPALGTGIDISVNVEANRFTHVFGFFGVGITTHFDMDQQLARVRNMKEQHVWVSAALRFFEYEVDAIRSSLLANGVLPELLRGYTPEGVPDYDTDSKLLDVYAQVMSMRNASINNARKHFTALKQSEGWKVVEVEPSGADLKPLEEQLKTARGIVKKREFDGVANAKRITTGEYKALKDKLDASLDEQRQLQRFRIAQFYGVKDVPPELVSLDGNGRYRESVRLFSFFTASNAQRLWVRFAEQGKATVDMNGYQRKCDLLKKLFRVADVVDEAGAFNTMGRFDAEYLQTFIRVVEAEVVNIGLVLGVSVREDLRSKPMSQLSDFLRLIGLKFSKPKVRYVDGKKKVYSYGLDLDRLEQLQAYSDHYRRCFKEASGAWNPETGDWDLVVKDADGATAIQRQPAIA, encoded by the coding sequence CTTCTGTGCCCAGCACCGCAACTCCCGCAAGTCGAGCAATTTCCACTGCATGCAGGTGTTGGCGGTCGATATCGACTCTGGAACGACTGTTGACGCCGCGTTGCAATCGACATTCTTTCAGCGGTTCGGCTCCTTCATCTATACGACCGTGAGCCACCGGCCCGACGCACACAGGTTCCGCATCGTCTTTGTGATGGAGGCACCCATCACCGACGAGAAGCATATGCGTGCGGCATATACTGGAATCATTCGCAAGTTCGGCGGGGACAGGTCATGCAACGATGCGTGCCGCATGTTCTTCGGAGCTGAGGCATGCGATGTCCATTTCGTAGGCAAGACACTGCCGCCGGAGCAGGTCCGGTACCTGATCGAGTTGGGCGACGGTGACGCCTACGACGATCAGCCGAAAAACAGGACGGTGAAGGACGACCGCCAGACGACTTGGCGGTCGTCAGACGCATTGTCCGGGGACGAGGTCGTCACAACGGCGCACCACGGACAGCGGTCGCTTGCTGATCTGACGAGCGGTACGCGCGTCTTCTGTCCGAAGCACGACGACAAACACGCAAGCGCGATGGTTGTTACATCAAAGCGCAGGCAGAACGGGGTGTATTGCAGCGCTTGCGCCCGCACCTTCTGGCCGCCTGGGAACAAGCGCGAGGAGCTTCTTTCGTTCGACTTCAGCGGGTTTGAAGGGTCGTTGCATGAACTGGCACACGAAGAACATCCGTTCGAGTGGCTGGATGCCGACGCTCCCCCAGAATATCGCCAAATGACGGAAGGCGCAGGAATTTACAGCCGGGATAGTCGGTATTTGGCTCCCAAGCAAGGAAATGGACCTCGCGAGGGTAGCGATATCGGCTCGCCCATTGCGCGTGATGGTGTTACCTTCGTTCGCAGCCCCAAGGGAACCGGTAAGACGGAGTGGCTTCATCAGCTTGTCGCGCAGCTGAAGGCTGAAGGACTGTCAGTGCTGCTGATTGGTCACCGTCAAGCCTTACTTCAATCGCTGGCACAGCGTCTTGGCCTGCGTTGCTACCTTGACAAGATCGGGGATTACGAAGACCTCGATCTTGTGAAAAGGCACTACGCGGTATGTCTGGATAGCTTACCGAAGCTCAATCCGCAGCGCCACAAATTCGACGTCATCCTGATCGATGAGAGCGAGCAGGTGTACTCACACGTCACGTCCAGCACCCTGAACGGCAAGCGCGAGGCATGTTTTCACTTGCTGAACCACTACGTACAGCAAGCAAAGCGTGTGGTGCTGAGTGATGCGGACTTGGGGTGGCTGACCGTCAATGTCACTGACACCCTTAGGTCGGGCAAAGGGCCGAGCTACGTCTACTTGAACAGCTTCCGCAAGTCCGACGATCACACTCTGTACATGTATCACAGCCGCGAACAGCTGATTGGGAAGGTGATCGATGCCGTTGCAGCGGGCGGTAAGCAGTACGTGGCGTGCAATTCGAAGGACGAGGCGAAGACCATTACCGAAGCCCTGCATCAGAGGTTCGGGGTGCAACGGCGCATTCAATTGATCACCTCTGAAAACTCCAGTGATCGGGAAGTGCAGGGCTTTATCAAATCAATCAGTGATGCGGTGGCCGACTGTGATGTTCTGATTGTCTCGCCCGCGCTGGGGACGGGCATCGATATCTCGGTCAATGTGGAAGCCAACAGGTTTACGCATGTTTTCGGGTTCTTCGGGGTAGGGATTACAACCCACTTCGACATGGATCAGCAGCTTGCCCGCGTCCGGAACATGAAGGAGCAGCACGTGTGGGTATCGGCAGCACTTCGGTTCTTCGAGTACGAGGTTGATGCGATTCGCAGCAGCCTTCTCGCCAATGGTGTCTTGCCCGAGTTGCTTCGGGGTTACACTCCGGAGGGAGTTCCCGACTATGATACGGATAGCAAGTTGCTTGACGTGTATGCTCAGGTGATGTCGATGCGCAACGCTTCCATCAACAACGCGCGCAAGCACTTTACCGCCCTGAAGCAATCCGAGGGTTGGAAAGTGGTCGAGGTTGAGCCGTCCGGGGCCGATCTGAAGCCGTTGGAAGAGCAGCTCAAGACCGCTCGCGGGATTGTCAAGAAGCGGGAGTTCGACGGCGTTGCCAACGCAAAGCGGATCACGACTGGAGAGTACAAGGCGCTCAAGGACAAGCTGGATGCGTCGCTCGATGAGCAAAGGCAACTCCAGCGCTTTCGCATCGCGCAATTCTATGGTGTCAAGGACGTCCCCCCTGAACTGGTATCGCTCGACGGCAATGGGCGGTACCGGGAAAGCGTGCGCTTGTTTTCATTTTTTACCGCGTCGAACGCGCAGCGCCTGTGGGTCAGGTTCGCTGAACAGGGCAAAGCGACCGTCGATATGAACGGATACCAACGCAAGTGCGATCTGCTGAAAAAACTCTTCCGCGTAGCGGATGTGGTGGATGAAGCGGGAGCATTCAACACGATGGGCCGGTTCGACGCCGAATACCTGCAGACGTTCATTAGGGTTGTGGAGGCGGAGGTGGTGAATATCGGTCTCGTCCTCGGTGTCAGCGTGCGGGAAGATTTGCGGTCGAAACCCATGTCGCAGTTATCCGATTTTCTTAGGCTTATTGGCTTGAAGTTCAGCAAGCCAAAAGTGCGGTATGTGGACGGGAAGAAGAAGGTCTACTCGTATGGCCTTGACCTCGATCGCCTCGAACAGCTCCAGGCATACAGCGATCACTACCGTCGCTGCTTCAAGGAGGCCTCTGGCGCGTGGAATCCCGAAACAGGGGACTGGGATTTGGTCGTCAAGGACGCCGACGGAGCCACGGCCATTCAACGGCAACCAGCGATTGCCTGA